A window from Vigna radiata var. radiata cultivar VC1973A unplaced genomic scaffold, Vradiata_ver6 scaffold_399, whole genome shotgun sequence encodes these proteins:
- the LOC106780480 gene encoding traB domain-containing protein-like produces MFQRLIGHLVIRTRTLNQLALVTPFIHRHKSLLAAPFSCSQTLSSLQFSTDTSAVTHHPVRLPEDLSKNLIVLSCESSAEGGICHVYLVGVSHGSKESYRRVQATVKFLKPEAVFLELCQSRASILTRKNYKIHVPTVKEMVARLRKKENIFSVFIGWFQAKTADDTHEDEFRVAYEEAIKYGGKVIFGDRPYKITSRRFWRKTPLWYKTKLLLFFLLTAVIFILRGSNFFKNKRKEMDDRGMNKLKETDDSGMNKWCPTFMEVFVHERDLYMSSTLLEVASENSSVVAVVGKRHLQGIKKHWKQPVVVKDLMTVPYVEPAVSAIRVMRSVVVVVAAVTIISGIEITLRDGGVAIISWKK; encoded by the exons ATGTTTCAACGGCTTATCGGTCACCTCGTCATTCGCACTCGCACTCTCAATCAGCTCGCCCTAGTCACGCCCTTCATTCATCGCCATAAATCTCTCCTCGCAGCACCATTTTCTTGTTCCCAAACTCTATCTTCCCTCCAATTCTCCACCGACACCTCCGCCGTCACCCACCACCCGGTCAGGCTCCCGGAAGATCTATCCAAAAACCTGATTGTCCTCTCGTGCGAGTCTTCAGCCGAAGGCGGCATCTGCCACGTTTACTTGGTCGGAGTCTCTCATGGCTCCAAG GAATCATACAGACGAGTTCAGGCTACAGTGAAATTTCTGAAACCGGAG GCTGTCTTCCTAGAGTTGTGCCAGAGTCGTGCTTCAATTCTTACCCGTAAAAATTATAAg ATACACGTACCCACTGTGAAAGAAATGGTTGCAAGATTGAGGAAAAAAGAGAACATTTTTTCAGTGTTTATTGGTTGGTTCCAAGCCAAG ACAGCAGATGATACTCATGAAGATGAGTTTCGTGTGGCATATGAAGAAGCCATCAAATATGGAGGCAAAGTGATATTTGGTGATCGCCCGTATAAG ATTACATCAAGGAGATTTTGGAGAAAGACCCCACTTTggtataaaacaaaattgttactcttttttcttctcacggcagttatttttattttacgtggctctaatttttttaaaaataag CGGAAGGAAATGGATGACCGTGGCATGAATAAGCTGAAGGAAACGGATGACAGTGGGATGAATAAGTGGTGTCCGACTTTCATGGAGGTTTTTGTGCATGAACGAGATCT GTACATGTCCTCCACATTATTAGAAGTGGCGAGTGAAAATAGCTcagttgttgctgttgttggaAAGCGTCATTTACAGGGAATAAAGAAGCATTGGAAGCAACCTGTCGTG gtgaAGGATCTTATGACAGTCCCATATGTTGAGCCAGCTGTATCTGCAATAAGAGTCATGAGATCCGTTGTTGTTGTCGTGGCTGCGGTGACCATTATATCAGGAATTGAAATAACTCTAAGAGATGGTGGGGTGGCCATTATTTCATGGAAGAAATAA